Proteins from a genomic interval of Odontesthes bonariensis isolate fOdoBon6 chromosome 7, fOdoBon6.hap1, whole genome shotgun sequence:
- the LOC142384180 gene encoding shaker-related potassium channel tsha2-like, with amino-acid sequence MTVVSQDNHEETVVVTPLLQDAAELEPADQECSERVVINISGLRFETQLKTLSRFPTTLLGDPRKRMRFFDPLRNEYFFDRNRPSFDAILYYYQSGGRLRRPVSVPVDIFLEEIKFYELEHEVIELFKDDEGLTREEERPMPSNEFQRQLWLLFEYPESSGPARIIAIVSVMVILISIVIFCLETLPEFREIHPALDKHANGSAQGKQPNPFSDPFFMLESLCIVWFSFEFTMRFLCCPSKAVFFKNIMNLIDIVAIAPYFITLGLDLADDQGSSQQAASLAILRVIRLVRVFRIFKLSRHSKGLQILGQTLKASLRELGLLIFFLIIGVVLFSSSVYFAEAEDPDTGFTSIPDAFWWAVVTMTTVGYGDMCPSTIWGKVVGSLCAIAGVLSIALPVPVIVSNFNYFYHRENEEEENVQYIHVTCGQRLLQPSLGDSDSTKSIQTLSKTESYQGSDDLETLTHQNVNQPETYTGKLTNV; translated from the coding sequence ATGACTGTGGTGTCCCAAGACAATCACGAAGAGACTGTGGTGGTCACTCCTTTGTTGCAAGATGCTGCTGAGTTGGAACCAGCGGACCAGGAGTGCAGCGAAAGAGTGGTCATCAACATCTCAGGCCTGCGTTTCGAGACGCAGCTCAAAACCCTCTCGCGCTTTCCGACCACGCTTTTGGGAGATCCGCGTAAAAGGATGCGTTTCTTTGACCCTCTGAGAAACGAATATTTCTTTGACAGGAACAGGCCGAGTTTTGATGCCATCCTCTATTATTACCAGTCAGGGGGGAGGCTCAGGAGGCCCGTGAGCGTACCTGTGGATATTTTCCTGGAAGAAATAAAGTTTTATGAACTTGAGCACGAGGTCATAGAGCTTTTCAAAGACGACGAGGGCTTGACAAGAGAGGAGGAGCGCCCCATGCCTTCCAACGAGTTCCAGCGTCAGCTGTGGCTCCTGTTTGAATATCCAGAGAGCTCAGGGCCCGCACGAATAATTGCTATTGTGTCAGTAATGGTTATTTTGATATCCATTGTCATTTTCTGCTTAGAAACCTTACCTGAGTTTAGAGAGATCCACCCAGCGCTCGACAAACACGCCAATGGAAGTGCTCAAGGAAAACAGCCCAATCCGTTCTCGGATCCATTTTTCATGCTGGAGTCACTTTGCATTGTGTGGTTCTCTTTTGAATTCACCATGAGGTTTCTGTGCTGCCCCAGTAAAgcagttttctttaaaaacataATGAACCTGATTGATATTGTGGCCATAGCACCATATTTCATCACCCTGGGCCTTGATCTCGCAGATGATCAGGGCAGCAGTCAACAGGCTGCCTCCTTGGCCATACTGAGGGTAATTCGTCTCGTCCGTGTTTTCAGGATTTTTAAACTGTCCAGACACTCCAAAGGTTTGCAGATTCTAGGCCAAACGCTGAAAGCAAGTCTCAGGGAACTGGGACTTTTGATATTTTTCCTGATCATTGGAGTTGTTTTATTCTCCAGTTCGGTGTATTTTGCTGAAGCGGAAGACCCCGATACTGGATTTACAAGTATACCTGATGCATTTTGGTGGGCTGTGGTGACAATGACTACAGTTGGCTATGGAGACATGTGTCCTTCCACCATTTGGGGTAAAGTCGTCGGATCCTTGTGCGCAATCGCCGGAGTGCTGTCCATAGCTTTACCCGTTCCTGTTATCGTGTCCAATTTCAATTATTTCTACCACAGAGAGAACGAAGAAGAGGAAAATGTTCAGTACATCCACGTGACTTGTGGGCAGCGGTTGCTTCAGCCCTCACTGGGTGACAGTGACTCAACCAAAAGTATTCAGACACTCTCCAAAACTGAGTCCTACCAGGGAAGCGATGACTTGGAGACTCTGACACATCAAAATGTGAATCAGCCAGAGACATACACAGGGAAACTCACAAATGTGTAA
- the LOC142384181 gene encoding potassium voltage-gated channel subfamily A member 1-like, whose translation MTVVAGDNMDETSAVPGHPQDTYPPDHNDHECCERVVINIAGLRFETQLKTLSQFPETLLGNPKKRMRYFDPLRNEYFFDRNRPSFDAILYYYQSGGRLRRPVNVPLDMFSEEIKFYELGVDAMERFREDEGFIREEERPLPEKEFQRQIWLLFEHPESSGTARGIAIVSVMVILISIVIFCLETLPQLKEDPAGRFERVGNITIYYKPNILTDPFFVIETLCIIWFSFELIVRFMACPSKPAFFKNMMNMIDIVAIIPYFITLGTELAEDPENEGVGEQATSLAILRVIRLVRVFRIFKLSRHSKGLQILGQTLKASMRELGLLIFFLFIGVILFSSAVYFAEAEEQGSYFGSIPDAFWWAVVSMTTVGYGDMVPVTIGGKIVGSLCAIAGVLTIALPVPVIVSNFNYFYHRETEGEEQAQLLNVSNPNIPSETNSSRRSSSTVSKSEYMEIDGDINNSIDNFREANLRTGNCTIANQNCVNKSKLLTDV comes from the coding sequence ATGACCGTAGTAGCAGGGGACAACATGGACGAGACCTCGGCCGTCCCAGGCCATCCTCAGGACACCTACCCCCCGGACCATAATGACCATGAGTGCTGCGAGAGGGTTGTCATCAACATAGCTGGCCTCCGGTTTGAGACACAGTTAAAGACTCTCTCGCAGTTTCCGGAGACATTGCTGGGCAACCCCAAAAAACGGATGAGGTACTTTGACCCCCTGAGAAACGAGTACTTCTTTGACAGAAACCGCCCCAGCTTCGATGCCATCCTGTATTACTACCAGTCTGGGGGGAGACTGAGAAGGCCAGTGAATGTCCCTTTGGATATGTTCTCAGAAGAAATCAAATTTTATGAACTGGGAGTGGACGCGATGGAGAGATTCCGTGAGGATGAGGGTTTCATCAGGGAGGAAGAGCGTCCCTTACCTGAGAAGGAGTTCCAGCGTCAGATCTGGCTCCTCTTTGAGCACCCAGAAAGCTCAGGCACTGCAAGAGGGATTGCCATTGTGTCTGTGATGGTAATCCTCATTTCAATAGTGATATTTTGTCTAGAGACATTACCACAGCTGAAAGAGGACCCAGCGGGTCGTTTCGAGAGAGTTGGGAACATTACTATTTATTATAAACCAAATATTCTCACTGACCCCTTCTTTGTCATTGAGACTCTCTGTATAATCTGGTTCTCCTTTGAGTTGATAGTACGTTTCATGGCATGCCCAAGCAAACCGGCCTTCTTCAAGAACATGATGAACATGATCGACATTGTGGCTATCATCCCTTATTTCATCACACTTGGCACTGAGCTGGCTGAAGACCCAGAAAATGAGGGGGTTGGGGAGCAAGCAACATCTCTAGCAATACTCAGGGTGATCCGTCTGGTCAGGGTATTTCGGATCTTCAAGTTGTCACGACACTCCAAAGGACTTCAGATTCTAGGGCAGACCCTCAAGGCCAGCATGCGAGAGCTGGGATTGTTGatcttctttctgttcattGGAGTCATCTTGTTCTCCAGTGCTGTCTACTTTGCTGAGGCAGAGGAACAAGGATCCTACTTTGGCAGCATCCCGGATGCATTCTGGTGGGCTGTTGTATCCATGACAACTGTGGGCTATGGGGACATGGTCCCAGTCACTATAGGGGGCAAGATTGTAGGATCTCTGTGTGCCATTGCTGGAGTGCTGACAATTGCACTCCCAGTGCCTGTCATTGTGTCCAACTTCAACTACTTCTACCACAGAGAGACCGAAGGAGAGGAGCAGGCCCAGTTGCTCAACGTCAGCAATCCCAACATCCCCTCTGAAACCAACTCCAGCCGCCGTAGCTCATCTACCGTCAGCAAGTCAGAGTACATGGAGATTGATGGAGACATCAACAATAGCATTGACAATTTTAGGGAGGCTAATCTTAGAACTGGCAATTGCACTATAGCCAATCAAAACTGTGTAAATAAAAGCAAGCTGCTTACGGATGTTTAG